A stretch of bacterium DNA encodes these proteins:
- the truB gene encoding tRNA pseudouridine(55) synthase TruB: MRPGRLLLIDKPVGPTSHDAVSAVRRALGLRRAGHCGTLDPAASGLLLVLVGEATRLAEVFAGHEKVYRGRVRFGLATDTDDAQGREIARLADADFQVAPAALDAALAALAARRSQRPPGFSAIKREGVPLYKLARAGRLDAASLPERPVRVGPILPLAFDGRELELEITCSAGTYVRALARDLGELVGVPAHLAALRRLASGPFRVEQALPLDALRPGAVGEAPGLSPAEALASLPAVVAAAGYAERLRFGAQPGAGDLAWQEPLPPPGAWLRVLSPTAELLALAQVEAGG, translated from the coding sequence GTGAGGCCGGGCCGGCTGCTCCTCATCGACAAGCCGGTCGGCCCCACCAGCCACGACGCCGTGAGCGCCGTCCGCCGCGCCCTTGGCCTCCGGCGCGCCGGTCACTGCGGCACCCTCGACCCCGCGGCCAGCGGACTCCTGCTCGTCCTCGTCGGCGAGGCGACCCGCCTGGCCGAGGTCTTTGCCGGCCACGAGAAGGTCTACCGCGGCCGCGTGCGCTTCGGCCTCGCCACGGACACGGACGACGCCCAGGGCCGCGAGATCGCGCGCCTCGCCGACGCGGACTTCCAGGTCGCCCCGGCCGCGCTGGACGCCGCCCTCGCTGCCCTCGCCGCGCGCCGCAGCCAGCGGCCGCCCGGCTTCTCGGCGATCAAGCGCGAGGGCGTGCCGCTCTACAAGCTCGCCCGGGCGGGGCGCCTGGACGCCGCGTCGCTCCCCGAGCGCCCCGTCCGGGTGGGCCCGATCCTGCCGCTCGCCTTCGACGGCCGCGAGCTCGAGCTCGAAATCACCTGCAGCGCCGGTACCTATGTCCGTGCCCTGGCGCGCGATCTGGGCGAGCTGGTCGGCGTGCCCGCGCACCTGGCTGCCCTGCGCCGGCTGGCCTCGGGCCCCTTCCGCGTCGAGCAGGCCCTGCCCCTGGATGCCCTGCGCCCCGGCGCCGTGGGAGAGGCGCCCGGCCTCTCGCCGGCCGAGGCCCTGGCCTCGCTGCCGGCCGTGGTCGCGGCGGCCGGCTACGCGGAGCGCCTGCGCTTCGGGGCCCAGCCGGGCGCCGGCGACCTCGCCTGGCAGGAGCCGCTGCCGCCGCCCGGCGCCTGGCTGCGCGTGCTCTCGCCGACGGCGGAGCTGCTCGCCCTCGCGCAGGTGGAGGCCGGCGGT